A genomic segment from Marinobacter subterrani encodes:
- a CDS encoding DUF3413 domain-containing protein, translating into MKCSNNTPGQRTAWASWFIFVNGLFALLVGLRYLPWMNIPDSETATYVSILLPGQFALLAWLAGLPLVMIAMLLPARRVLSVLSVLYAGIGIAVLATDAVAYSLYRFHLSAFVLELALGGGTEIFSFSWQLWASAIGIFIGILVTEAVIAIALWRKRPRARWLGAAFTLMFALQLGAHGWHAWAEANYDSRITGITRHVPLYYAATAKRFMNEHGLVDPQKVRDNQAAQALGNVNHGGQLNYPTRPLQCKDPARKLSVLMIVVEGARWDMLDPRWMPNIYEFAQSNLIFEKHYSNGNATKPGIFTLFYSLPASYWDAFTAAKKPPVTISRMQELGYQTEILGSATLVSPAFDQNVFSSIPDLRLETPGQHSWDRDVRITDDWLAFTRSGLNPEQPFFGFLFYDTPHNHMVPDDYPVKFQPYWETVNKLELDQDFNPELIKNNYKSTLHYVDNQVGRVLDDLRSRHLLDSTIVLITGDHGQEFNEYGMNYWGHGSNFGQYQLRVPMVVHWPGKKAQRIDYRTENFDIAPTLMKGALGCSQTPAATYATGNGLFTPREREWSIAHSYMDYALLTRDLKVVTHASGNVDVVNRQLEAVKDYQLKPSVTLQVLEELSRFYQ; encoded by the coding sequence ATGAAGTGCAGTAACAACACGCCCGGGCAACGGACTGCCTGGGCTTCCTGGTTTATCTTTGTGAACGGGCTCTTCGCCCTGCTGGTCGGGCTTCGCTATTTGCCGTGGATGAACATTCCCGATAGCGAGACCGCCACTTACGTCAGCATACTCCTTCCCGGACAATTCGCGCTGCTGGCCTGGCTGGCCGGGCTGCCTTTGGTAATGATTGCCATGCTGCTACCGGCCCGCCGGGTGCTGTCGGTGCTGTCCGTGCTGTATGCCGGCATTGGCATTGCCGTGCTTGCAACAGACGCGGTGGCGTATTCCCTTTACCGCTTTCACCTTTCCGCTTTCGTACTGGAGCTGGCCCTCGGGGGTGGAACCGAGATCTTTTCCTTCTCCTGGCAACTCTGGGCGTCGGCCATCGGCATTTTTATCGGCATCCTGGTAACCGAGGCCGTTATCGCGATCGCTCTCTGGCGCAAACGTCCGAGGGCCCGCTGGCTTGGCGCCGCGTTCACCCTCATGTTCGCCCTGCAGCTTGGCGCCCACGGCTGGCATGCCTGGGCGGAAGCCAATTACGACAGCCGCATCACCGGCATCACCCGTCACGTACCGCTCTACTACGCCGCTACCGCCAAGCGGTTCATGAACGAGCACGGATTGGTAGACCCACAGAAAGTCCGGGACAATCAGGCCGCGCAGGCCCTTGGCAATGTTAACCACGGGGGGCAACTGAACTACCCTACCCGGCCGTTACAGTGCAAAGATCCGGCCCGTAAACTGAGCGTATTGATGATCGTGGTCGAAGGCGCCCGCTGGGACATGCTTGACCCACGCTGGATGCCCAACATCTACGAATTTGCCCAAAGCAATCTGATTTTCGAGAAACACTACAGCAACGGCAACGCCACCAAGCCCGGAATCTTTACCCTGTTCTACTCATTGCCCGCCAGCTACTGGGACGCCTTCACCGCCGCCAAGAAGCCACCGGTTACGATCAGCCGGATGCAGGAGCTGGGCTACCAGACCGAGATACTCGGCTCAGCGACGCTGGTGAGCCCGGCCTTTGACCAGAATGTGTTTTCCTCGATTCCGGACCTGCGACTGGAAACGCCGGGCCAGCATTCCTGGGATCGCGACGTCCGCATTACCGATGACTGGCTGGCGTTCACCAGGTCCGGGCTCAATCCCGAGCAGCCGTTTTTCGGCTTCCTGTTCTACGATACGCCCCACAATCACATGGTGCCGGACGACTACCCCGTGAAATTCCAGCCCTACTGGGAGACTGTCAACAAGCTGGAACTGGACCAGGACTTCAATCCGGAACTGATCAAGAACAACTACAAATCCACATTGCACTACGTGGACAATCAGGTTGGGCGGGTTCTGGATGATCTCCGGAGCCGGCATCTGCTCGACAGCACAATTGTTCTGATTACCGGCGACCACGGCCAGGAATTCAACGAATACGGCATGAATTACTGGGGCCATGGAAGTAACTTCGGCCAGTATCAGTTGCGCGTCCCCATGGTGGTGCATTGGCCTGGCAAGAAGGCCCAACGGATAGATTACCGGACCGAAAACTTCGACATTGCACCCACGCTGATGAAAGGGGCACTTGGCTGCAGCCAGACGCCAGCCGCGACCTACGCAACCGGCAACGGCCTTTTCACGCCCCGGGAAAGGGAATGGAGCATCGCACACAGCTATATGGACTATGCATTGCTGACCAGGGATCTGAAAGTCGTCACCCATGCATCCGGCAATGTCGACGTGGTAAACCGGCAGTTGGAAGCCGTGAAAGACTACCAGCTCAAACCCTCGGTAACCCTGCAAGTACTTGAGGAGCTGTCCCGGTTTTATCAATAA
- a CDS encoding mannose-1-phosphate guanylyltransferase/mannose-6-phosphate isomerase, with protein MIHPVIMAGGTGSRLWPLSRQLNPKQFLKLTDDRLSMLQLTVARLEGIDATDPLLICNEEHRFLAAEQMRQSGYNDARIILEPCGRNTAPAIALAALQLARAADDSAEDPLMLVLAADHLIKNVAAFQQGIASAVPLAREGKLVTFGIVPGHAETGYGYIQRGKQLAGDSFVVSRFVEKPDLETAEKYLASGDFLWNSGMFLFGARRYLAELEKHRPDILAICQAALEEASEDLHFTRVNESIFAECPEDSIDYAVMEKTDSAAVVSLDAGWSDIGSWSALWDVSEKDPSGNSFAGDVMAHETASTLVRADSRLVATVGVKDLVIIETKDALLVAHKDRVQDVKKVVERIKGDGRHEHMNHREVYRPWGVYDSIDNGNRYQVKRITVKPGAKLSVQMHHHRAEHWIVVSGTAKVTNGEKTYLVTENQSTYIPIGQIHSLENPGVIDLELIEVQSGSYLGEDDIVRFKDIYGRT; from the coding sequence ATGATCCATCCCGTTATTATGGCCGGCGGCACCGGCTCTCGCCTCTGGCCCCTTTCCAGGCAACTGAACCCCAAGCAGTTCCTGAAGCTGACGGATGATCGCCTGTCCATGCTGCAGTTGACAGTTGCCCGGCTGGAAGGCATCGACGCGACGGATCCACTGCTCATCTGTAACGAGGAGCACCGGTTTCTGGCTGCCGAGCAGATGCGCCAGTCCGGGTATAACGACGCTCGCATCATTCTTGAGCCCTGCGGCCGCAACACCGCACCGGCCATCGCGCTGGCCGCCCTGCAATTGGCACGGGCCGCCGATGACAGTGCCGAAGACCCGCTGATGCTGGTGCTGGCGGCGGACCACCTGATCAAGAATGTCGCTGCGTTCCAGCAGGGAATTGCCAGCGCCGTGCCGCTGGCCCGGGAGGGCAAGCTGGTCACTTTCGGTATCGTGCCCGGGCACGCCGAGACCGGTTATGGCTACATCCAGCGCGGCAAACAACTGGCCGGGGACAGCTTCGTCGTGAGCCGGTTTGTTGAAAAACCGGATCTTGAAACCGCAGAAAAATACCTCGCCTCGGGCGACTTCCTCTGGAACAGTGGCATGTTCCTGTTCGGTGCCCGCCGCTATCTTGCGGAGCTGGAAAAGCACCGGCCAGACATCCTCGCTATCTGCCAGGCCGCGCTTGAGGAAGCCAGCGAAGACCTACACTTCACCCGGGTGAACGAAAGCATTTTTGCCGAATGCCCGGAAGACTCCATCGACTACGCCGTCATGGAAAAAACCGACAGTGCAGCGGTGGTATCCCTTGATGCCGGATGGAGTGACATCGGCTCCTGGTCGGCTCTCTGGGACGTCTCTGAAAAGGACCCGAGCGGCAACAGCTTCGCGGGCGATGTGATGGCCCACGAAACCGCAAGTACACTGGTCCGGGCGGACAGCCGCCTGGTGGCGACCGTCGGGGTAAAGGATCTGGTGATTATCGAGACCAAGGATGCCCTGCTGGTCGCCCACAAGGACAGAGTCCAGGACGTCAAAAAAGTGGTTGAACGCATCAAGGGTGACGGCCGGCACGAACACATGAATCACCGGGAAGTCTACCGGCCCTGGGGCGTCTACGATTCCATCGACAACGGCAACCGGTACCAGGTAAAGCGAATTACCGTCAAACCCGGTGCCAAGCTGTCAGTGCAGATGCACCACCACCGGGCTGAGCACTGGATCGTGGTGAGTGGGACAGCAAAAGTGACCAACGGCGAAAAGACCTATCTGGTTACCGAAAACCAGTCCACCTACATTCCGATTGGCCAGATTCACTCCCTGGAGAATCCCGGCGTCATTGATCTGGAGCTGATCGAGGTGCAGTCAGGTTCTTATCTGGGTGAAGACGACATCGTTCGCTTCAAGGATATATACGGCAGAACCTGA
- a CDS encoding mitochondrial fission ELM1 family protein, whose translation MVQVLVVSDGKAGHRNQSLGLAEALVRLRPGLSIEQVAPMSRLQALFALISGRCALAKGKPALVIGAGHGTHLTLLALKRCWRVPVIVLMKPSLPLALFDLCLIPEHDRPPDRGNVIATKGALNRVGNAAKVAGSGMILVGGPSKSNGWDEEHLLGQIRALIERSPCSWVLTTSRRTPASTQEKLQSMDGVEVYPAGQTAPGWLPEKLATAEQCWVTEDSVSMIYEALSAGCAVGVFGVPWKREGRLLLGVNRLKEQGLLTAFEQWSGNSLPAPKQAFNEAGRCAGKVIARGWL comes from the coding sequence TTGGTACAGGTACTGGTCGTCAGTGATGGCAAGGCCGGCCACAGGAATCAGTCTCTGGGGCTGGCGGAAGCTCTGGTCCGCTTGCGCCCAGGCCTGTCCATCGAGCAGGTTGCCCCCATGTCGCGCTTGCAGGCGTTGTTCGCCCTGATTTCCGGCCGGTGTGCCCTGGCGAAGGGTAAACCTGCTCTGGTTATTGGCGCAGGGCACGGAACCCACCTCACGTTGCTGGCCCTGAAGCGGTGTTGGCGCGTGCCGGTTATCGTGCTGATGAAGCCCAGCCTGCCTTTGGCGCTGTTTGATCTGTGCCTGATTCCGGAGCACGATCGGCCGCCGGATCGTGGTAATGTCATCGCCACAAAAGGTGCGTTGAATCGTGTCGGGAATGCCGCCAAGGTGGCGGGCTCGGGCATGATTCTGGTCGGGGGACCCTCGAAAAGTAATGGCTGGGACGAAGAGCACCTGCTCGGGCAGATCCGGGCACTGATTGAGCGTAGTCCATGTTCCTGGGTTCTGACGACATCGCGGCGCACTCCGGCCTCTACGCAGGAGAAACTGCAGTCCATGGACGGTGTCGAGGTCTACCCTGCCGGGCAGACCGCACCGGGTTGGCTGCCGGAAAAACTGGCCACGGCAGAGCAATGCTGGGTGACCGAAGACAGTGTCTCCATGATCTACGAAGCGCTGAGCGCGGGCTGTGCCGTGGGCGTCTTCGGAGTGCCGTGGAAGCGCGAGGGGCGACTGTTGCTGGGTGTAAACAGGCTGAAAGAGCAGGGCTTGCTGACAGCGTTTGAACAATGGTCCGGCAACTCGCTGCCGGCGCCGAAACAGGCATTTAACGAAGCCGGGCGATGCGCGGGCAAGGTCATTGCAAGAGGGTGGTTGTAA
- a CDS encoding glycosyltransferase family 4 protein: MKIVQVLPALEGGGVEKGTLEIARGLVESGHESVVISAGGGMTEQLEAEGSRHVAWDLGKKSPFTFRHVRALRRWLRQEKPDILHLRSRMPAWVCWFAWKGLPENQRPHLVTTVHGLYSVSGYSAIMCRGERVIAVSNTVRDYIRTNYPQTNMENVRLVYRGIAPDEFPDGYRPSHDWLNQWYQQYPQLKDKKVLTLPGRLTRLKGHHDFIDLIKRLRDSGQPVHGLIVGGEDPKRQAYAREIRARIADEGLEDCLLLTGARRDIRDVFAVSDLVLSLSTKPESFGRTVVEALSMGVPVIGYDHGGVGEVLGHLYPQGRVPLADADALYRAVNESLTTAQPPLRNDRFLLSEMVRQTLACYRELVQ; this comes from the coding sequence ATGAAAATTGTTCAGGTACTGCCAGCGCTGGAAGGCGGCGGCGTTGAGAAAGGTACCCTGGAAATCGCCAGGGGGCTGGTGGAAAGTGGCCATGAGTCAGTCGTGATCTCGGCCGGAGGCGGAATGACTGAGCAACTGGAGGCTGAAGGCAGTCGCCACGTTGCCTGGGATCTTGGTAAAAAATCCCCGTTCACCTTTCGCCACGTGAGGGCTCTTCGGCGCTGGCTGCGGCAGGAAAAGCCGGACATTCTGCATTTGCGCTCGCGCATGCCTGCCTGGGTATGCTGGTTCGCCTGGAAGGGGCTGCCTGAAAACCAGCGCCCGCACCTGGTGACCACGGTACACGGGCTTTATTCCGTCAGCGGATACAGCGCCATCATGTGTCGTGGCGAACGCGTTATCGCAGTATCCAATACTGTCCGTGACTATATCCGCACAAACTATCCGCAGACCAACATGGAAAACGTCCGGCTTGTCTACCGTGGTATCGCCCCGGACGAGTTTCCAGACGGTTACCGCCCTTCGCACGACTGGCTGAACCAGTGGTATCAACAGTACCCCCAGTTGAAGGATAAGAAGGTTCTGACTCTGCCAGGGCGTCTGACCCGGCTAAAAGGCCACCATGATTTTATTGATCTGATCAAGCGGTTGCGGGATTCTGGCCAGCCGGTGCATGGCCTGATCGTGGGCGGTGAGGACCCCAAGCGCCAGGCCTATGCCCGGGAAATACGGGCGCGGATCGCCGACGAGGGGCTGGAGGACTGCCTTCTGCTGACCGGCGCACGACGGGACATTCGCGACGTATTTGCGGTTTCTGATCTGGTGCTTTCGCTGTCAACCAAGCCGGAGTCCTTTGGCCGGACGGTGGTTGAAGCGCTAAGTATGGGAGTGCCGGTGATCGGCTATGATCATGGCGGTGTCGGCGAGGTGCTCGGCCATCTCTATCCGCAAGGGCGGGTGCCTCTGGCCGATGCTGATGCCTTGTATCGGGCGGTAAACGAGAGCTTGACCACCGCTCAGCCGCCACTGCGAAATGACCGTTTCCTGCTGAGTGAAATGGTGCGGCAGACTCTGGCCTGCTACCGGGAGCTGGTTCAATGA
- a CDS encoding polysaccharide deacetylase family protein, which produces MIWGAVFLGLVMLVLFSKRYGWWRPAVGLNHPRILMYHMVSEHRPGAKFNKLRVKPEAFEWQIRWLRDNGWHFALMSELAAPDQLPPKTVFLTFDDGFEDNYRLAHPVLQKYGAKATLYLVVDRFDRDWSTAKKAHHNTGELMREPKLTDGQLSTMLGSGCWELGGHTLTHANLARLDEEQKLAEIRGCREQLGSCFGVDVSSFAYPFGIYDQTDVALAEKAGFTSAVTTVEGIDMNLQARRFELSRVKVSGKDNRLAFRLRMRTGRRG; this is translated from the coding sequence ATGATCTGGGGTGCTGTTTTTCTGGGGTTGGTGATGCTGGTGCTTTTCAGTAAACGTTATGGCTGGTGGCGCCCCGCAGTGGGGCTGAATCACCCTCGGATTCTGATGTATCACATGGTTAGCGAGCATCGGCCCGGTGCGAAGTTCAATAAACTGCGGGTGAAGCCGGAAGCCTTTGAATGGCAGATACGCTGGCTCAGGGACAATGGCTGGCACTTTGCGCTGATGTCCGAGCTGGCGGCGCCGGATCAGCTGCCGCCAAAGACCGTGTTTCTGACCTTCGACGACGGCTTTGAAGATAATTACCGCCTGGCCCACCCGGTGTTGCAGAAATACGGTGCCAAAGCCACATTGTACCTGGTGGTTGACCGCTTTGACCGTGACTGGTCAACCGCCAAAAAAGCGCATCACAACACCGGTGAGCTGATGCGGGAACCCAAGCTGACCGACGGACAGTTAAGCACAATGCTGGGCAGCGGCTGCTGGGAGCTGGGCGGCCACACGTTGACCCATGCCAACCTGGCTCGTCTGGATGAGGAACAGAAACTGGCCGAAATCCGAGGTTGCCGGGAGCAACTGGGATCGTGTTTTGGTGTCGATGTCTCCAGTTTTGCCTATCCGTTCGGTATCTATGACCAGACCGATGTTGCGCTGGCCGAAAAGGCCGGCTTCACCAGTGCGGTGACCACAGTGGAAGGCATCGACATGAACCTTCAGGCACGGCGTTTTGAGCTGAGCCGGGTCAAGGTTTCCGGCAAGGACAACCGGCTGGCATTCCGCCTGCGGATGCGAACGGGCAGGAGAGGGTAA
- a CDS encoding glycosyltransferase — MKVCQIMAGDEEGGLENHFVELCNGLADRIDEVVVIAHEKYGDRFRPEVRFLPLDLSGSRRNPWLLFCLARLIRQEAPDIVHAQANKAVDMLARIHAFVPGYRIGTLHGRKKNLGMFARMQTVVGVSRGVVEGLKHPDVRVVYNGIRPYTGSQYDRPELARLLGLDPGLGITLAVGRLAPVKAFDNLINAWCESFGQLLIVGDGPERSALEVLIKSRGLGKRVVLAGFRDDVRALMSAADLLVFSSHREGFSYVLVEALLAGLPVLSTAVPGAIEVLPEDYLVPVNDVPALHRALQRVLEAPEVARRDQSALFEWARQALTIDRMLADTVEIYSSVIRNREGC, encoded by the coding sequence ATGAAGGTCTGCCAGATAATGGCCGGGGATGAAGAGGGCGGCCTGGAAAATCACTTTGTTGAACTGTGTAATGGTCTGGCGGACCGGATTGATGAGGTGGTGGTCATTGCCCATGAGAAGTATGGTGATCGTTTCCGTCCGGAAGTACGGTTTCTGCCTCTGGACCTGAGCGGGAGCCGGCGTAATCCGTGGCTGCTGTTTTGCCTGGCCCGGCTGATCCGTCAGGAAGCGCCGGACATCGTCCACGCTCAGGCCAACAAGGCGGTCGACATGCTGGCCCGAATACACGCCTTCGTCCCCGGTTATCGGATTGGAACCCTGCATGGGCGCAAGAAGAATCTGGGGATGTTTGCCAGGATGCAAACAGTGGTCGGGGTCAGCCGTGGCGTGGTTGAAGGGCTCAAGCATCCGGATGTCCGGGTGGTGTATAACGGAATAAGACCCTACACGGGCAGCCAGTATGACCGCCCCGAACTGGCCCGATTGCTGGGGCTTGATCCGGGGCTGGGCATAACACTGGCAGTGGGCCGGCTGGCACCGGTCAAGGCATTTGATAACCTGATCAATGCCTGGTGCGAATCTTTCGGACAACTTCTGATTGTTGGCGATGGACCTGAACGTTCAGCCCTTGAGGTCCTTATCAAATCCCGGGGGTTGGGCAAACGGGTTGTGTTGGCGGGTTTTCGCGATGATGTGCGGGCGTTGATGTCAGCGGCAGACCTCCTGGTTTTCTCATCGCACCGGGAAGGCTTCAGTTATGTGCTGGTCGAGGCACTTCTGGCAGGCCTGCCGGTGTTATCAACGGCTGTGCCGGGTGCCATAGAGGTGTTGCCCGAGGATTATCTGGTGCCGGTCAATGATGTGCCGGCTCTGCACCGGGCATTGCAGCGAGTGCTGGAAGCGCCTGAGGTAGCACGGAGAGACCAGAGCGCGCTGTTTGAATGGGCCAGGCAGGCACTGACGATTGATCGGATGCTGGCGGATACGGTGGAAATCTACAGCAGTGTCATCCGGAACCGGGAAGGCTGCTGA
- a CDS encoding ELM1/GtrOC1 family putative glycosyltransferase: protein MEALQALNILILSDGLPGHVNQSRGLVSWLSQRYRCTVSELDVSLRLKPVARLLLPRLLQGRRLGSALAPLFYSGYSPLPRKPDLLISAGGNTSFLNVALARRWQIPNVFLGSKRRFRSDDFAAHLTLEPTGEPHNIVMTIAPTLIDPQQLQKKGNELRELLGLPAAEKLNMLAVGGDGAGYHYDSQSVQQLVQLVIREHDRTGRRWLLTTSRRTGTAFEQQLKQSLPPDLLADSVWWSDAPRKVMAAFMGAADELFITADSMSMIAEAIASARPTVILQPERARPEVRYQEALQRYERAGLCRLATLGQPLSPAVASSGAVMRARETLLDKLIAQLDWVNSERKG, encoded by the coding sequence ATGGAAGCGCTGCAAGCACTCAATATTCTGATCCTTTCCGACGGTTTGCCGGGCCACGTTAATCAGTCGCGGGGGCTGGTCAGCTGGCTGTCTCAGCGATACAGGTGCACGGTCTCCGAGCTTGATGTGTCCCTCCGATTGAAGCCGGTTGCCCGCCTTCTGCTGCCCCGCCTGTTGCAAGGGCGGCGGCTTGGTAGTGCACTCGCACCCCTGTTCTATAGTGGCTATTCTCCGCTGCCCCGGAAGCCGGATTTGCTGATTTCTGCTGGCGGTAACACGTCCTTCCTGAACGTCGCGCTGGCCCGGCGGTGGCAAATCCCGAATGTTTTCCTGGGATCCAAGCGCCGGTTCCGTTCCGACGATTTCGCAGCCCATCTGACACTGGAGCCCACCGGCGAACCCCACAATATAGTTATGACAATTGCGCCCACGCTTATCGACCCGCAACAGTTGCAGAAAAAAGGCAATGAGCTGAGAGAGTTGCTCGGACTGCCGGCTGCTGAAAAACTCAATATGCTGGCGGTCGGTGGTGATGGTGCGGGCTACCACTATGACAGCCAGTCGGTGCAGCAACTGGTGCAGTTGGTGATCCGTGAGCATGATCGTACCGGCAGGCGCTGGTTGTTGACCACCTCTCGCCGGACCGGTACGGCGTTTGAGCAGCAATTGAAACAGTCACTCCCCCCCGACCTGTTGGCTGACAGTGTCTGGTGGTCCGACGCTCCACGCAAGGTCATGGCGGCCTTCATGGGCGCAGCAGATGAGCTGTTTATTACCGCCGACAGTATGTCGATGATTGCCGAGGCGATTGCCAGTGCCAGGCCAACTGTGATTCTGCAGCCCGAGCGGGCGCGGCCGGAGGTGCGTTACCAGGAGGCGCTGCAACGCTATGAGCGCGCTGGTCTGTGCCGGCTGGCGACGCTCGGGCAGCCGCTGAGCCCGGCAGTTGCCAGTTCCGGGGCGGTGATGCGCGCACGGGAAACTTTGCTTGATAAGCTTATCGCGCAGCTTGATTGGGTAAACTCGGAACGTAAGGGCTAA
- a CDS encoding O-antigen ligase family protein has product MEKLSARFRDVGFDWLILLLAALSFLTLYLPGSLSSGSAILAIILISCTEPRFIQRFFIQYRGPIILVFLILAMAISFSSLPFKTSKAIYDFLRAFLLLLIFSYLGAKLQSGIILRGISFLACLFLIVFFMNMFLEAEPSQSIMSSANWAQILRTSYSRNIIATQICLALIPIVCVLLDREVVLSKLEQSLYSLCVAASGFAILLSLSRGTLLAAGVTVLVAGFVFHQRKAILCIFSAVLILFFAALLLPAQTLAHNLVSGLYRGGDLLTARTEIYSATFDFILKAPWFGYGPGTFKHLGVVGAYTHPHSMYLELLFSFGVIGSSGLIAGFLWLSRRSAKISDKDGPLFKFSLILFVFFMTRGIFDIHLFVYDTWAVLFIVLGGVCCGPSVKKVGISSNVMRTE; this is encoded by the coding sequence ATGGAAAAATTATCAGCCCGCTTTCGTGATGTTGGCTTTGATTGGCTAATTCTATTGTTGGCCGCACTATCGTTCCTCACCTTATATTTGCCTGGCTCTTTGAGCAGTGGGTCCGCGATTCTGGCGATTATTCTTATCTCCTGTACTGAACCCAGGTTCATTCAGCGGTTCTTTATTCAGTATAGAGGTCCAATAATTTTAGTTTTTCTAATATTGGCCATGGCTATATCTTTTTCGTCGCTGCCATTTAAAACCTCAAAAGCCATTTATGATTTCTTAAGAGCTTTTTTGCTGCTTCTGATTTTTTCTTACTTGGGTGCAAAACTCCAGTCAGGAATAATTCTGCGCGGTATCAGTTTTCTTGCGTGTCTCTTTTTAATTGTATTCTTCATGAATATGTTTCTGGAAGCCGAGCCTTCGCAGTCCATTATGAGTTCTGCCAATTGGGCTCAAATTTTGAGGACATCCTACAGTAGAAATATTATTGCAACGCAGATATGCCTTGCATTAATACCTATCGTTTGTGTCTTACTGGACCGGGAAGTAGTTTTATCAAAGCTGGAGCAATCGCTTTACAGTTTATGTGTTGCTGCGTCGGGCTTCGCTATACTTCTATCCCTTTCCAGGGGCACGCTGTTAGCTGCTGGAGTCACAGTATTGGTGGCAGGGTTCGTGTTTCATCAAAGAAAAGCGATACTTTGTATTTTTTCCGCTGTACTGATTCTTTTTTTTGCCGCACTTTTGCTCCCTGCGCAAACGTTAGCCCACAACTTGGTTTCTGGATTATATCGCGGCGGTGATCTATTGACTGCTCGAACTGAGATCTATTCAGCCACTTTTGATTTTATTTTGAAAGCTCCTTGGTTCGGTTATGGCCCTGGGACTTTTAAGCACCTTGGGGTGGTAGGGGCTTATACACACCCACACTCCATGTATCTTGAATTGCTTTTCTCTTTTGGCGTCATAGGAAGCTCGGGGCTGATAGCAGGGTTTCTCTGGCTTTCACGAAGATCAGCAAAAATATCAGATAAAGATGGACCGCTGTTTAAGTTCTCTTTAATTCTGTTTGTTTTTTTTATGACAAGAGGGATATTTGATATCCATTTGTTTGTCTACGACACTTGGGCAGTGCTGTTTATAGTGCTCGGCGGGGTGTGCTGTGGGCCCTCTGTTAAAAAGGTTGGCATCTCGTCAAATGTCATGCGTACGGAATGA
- a CDS encoding glycosyltransferase family 2 protein codes for MLKTSAAVDGIAVVIPSYNRKHLILDALESVASQRLLPDRVIVIDDGSVDETQQAVQEWAQCRAPGFDFQYIYQPNSGPGAARNRGIQEADGCNWIALLDSDDLWHPEHLFRLVGAIQEQPGAVAASNELEEKFYSVDGSLLSSRPYVFSPELTSGKIVGPEAFRFIGPLTQATMIRRDILLAAGGFNEHLKYAEDKLLFVLVSAMGPWCRVSGYPVTYRNFVRDSGEQHIGAKQLSDRPHQNSRLAYARLLDQGIGHLVQPNDKYHQGVDWALWKAWYRAGRHLEKTKHYKWAAGYYRKAASYRPLSKAIARCFLARLKFLWSSII; via the coding sequence TTGCTGAAAACAAGTGCAGCCGTAGACGGAATTGCGGTCGTGATACCCAGTTATAACCGCAAGCACCTCATACTGGATGCCCTTGAATCCGTAGCCAGTCAAAGGTTGCTGCCAGACAGGGTGATCGTGATTGATGACGGTTCTGTGGACGAGACACAGCAAGCTGTTCAGGAATGGGCGCAATGCCGTGCCCCCGGGTTTGATTTTCAATATATCTATCAGCCGAATTCCGGCCCGGGCGCCGCAAGGAATCGCGGCATTCAGGAAGCAGATGGGTGCAACTGGATTGCGCTTCTGGATTCCGACGATCTGTGGCATCCGGAACACTTATTCAGACTTGTTGGCGCCATTCAGGAACAACCGGGCGCTGTTGCCGCCAGCAATGAGCTTGAGGAGAAGTTCTACTCCGTTGATGGCTCACTGTTATCGAGTCGTCCCTATGTATTTTCGCCGGAGCTGACCTCTGGCAAGATTGTCGGCCCGGAAGCCTTCCGGTTTATCGGCCCTCTCACCCAGGCAACCATGATTCGCCGGGATATCCTGTTAGCCGCGGGTGGCTTCAACGAACACCTGAAGTATGCAGAAGACAAGCTGCTTTTTGTGCTCGTCTCTGCCATGGGGCCCTGGTGTCGTGTCTCCGGGTACCCGGTTACCTACCGAAACTTTGTGCGCGATTCAGGAGAGCAGCACATCGGCGCCAAACAACTGTCTGATCGACCGCACCAGAACTCCCGACTGGCCTACGCAAGACTTCTTGACCAGGGCATTGGTCATCTGGTGCAGCCAAACGACAAATATCATCAGGGCGTGGACTGGGCGCTCTGGAAAGCCTGGTATCGGGCAGGGCGTCACCTGGAAAAGACCAAACACTATAAGTGGGCCGCTGGTTATTACAGGAAAGCGGCCAGCTATCGCCCGCTCAGCAAAGCAATAGCGCGGTGTTTTCTGGCAAGACTGAAATTTTTATGGTCAAGTATCATCTAA